A portion of the Pseudomonas koreensis genome contains these proteins:
- the pilW gene encoding type IV pilus biogenesis/stability protein PilW, with product MSLRFALLLLLASLCAGCVLSGDYNPMKTSKGRDEARAAYVQLGLGYLQQGMTERAKVPLKKALDLDSSDPDANAALGLVFQAEMEPALADEHFRKALSSRPADARILNNYGSFLYEEQRYKEAYERFEQAAADTLYPERSRVFENLGMTAAKLGQRDLAQQQLEKALRLNRQQPRALLEMAELSFEDRHYVPARDYYDRFSQLTEQNARSLLLGVRLAKVFEDRDKAASYGLQLKRLYPGTPEYQQYLSEQ from the coding sequence ATGTCCCTGCGCTTTGCGCTGCTATTGCTGTTGGCCAGCCTGTGCGCTGGTTGTGTCCTGTCGGGTGACTACAACCCGATGAAGACCAGCAAGGGCCGCGATGAAGCGCGGGCTGCCTACGTGCAGTTGGGGCTGGGCTACCTGCAGCAAGGCATGACCGAACGCGCCAAGGTGCCGCTGAAAAAGGCGCTGGATCTGGACAGTTCGGATCCCGACGCCAATGCGGCCCTCGGTCTGGTGTTTCAGGCCGAGATGGAGCCTGCACTGGCCGACGAGCACTTTCGCAAGGCCCTGTCTTCCCGTCCCGCCGATGCGCGCATTCTCAACAACTACGGCAGTTTTCTCTACGAAGAACAGCGCTACAAGGAAGCCTACGAGCGTTTTGAACAAGCGGCCGCTGATACCCTGTATCCTGAGCGTTCGCGGGTCTTCGAAAACCTCGGCATGACGGCCGCCAAGTTGGGCCAGCGTGATCTGGCGCAGCAACAGCTGGAAAAAGCCCTGCGCCTGAACCGCCAACAACCGCGCGCATTGCTGGAAATGGCTGAGTTGTCCTTCGAAGACAGGCATTATGTGCCCGCGCGTGACTATTACGACCGTTTCAGCCAGCTGACCGAACAAAATGCACGTAGTCTATTGCTCGGCGTTCGGCTGGCAAAAGTGTTTGAAGATCGCGACAAGGCAGCCAGTTACGGTCTGCAATTAAAACGACTCTATCCCGGTACGCCGGAATATCAGCAATACCTGTCGGAGCAATGA
- the rlmN gene encoding 23S rRNA (adenine(2503)-C(2))-methyltransferase RlmN codes for MTTSTVKTNLLGLTQPEMEKFFDSIGEKRFRAGQVMKWIHHFGVDDFDAMTNVSKALRDKLKAIAEVRGPEVVSEDISSDGTRKWVVRVASGSCVETVYIPQGKRGTLCVSSQAGCALDCSFCSTGKQGFNSNLTAAEVIGQVWIANKSFGSVPATVDRAITNVVMMGMGEPLLNFDNVVAAMHLMMDDLGYGISKRRVTLSTSGVVPMIDELAKHIDVSLALSLHAPNDALRNQLVPINKKYPLKMLLESCQRYMSALGEKRVLTIEYTLLKDVNDKLEHAVEMIELLKDIPCKINLIPFNPFPHSGYERPSNNAIRRFQDQLHQAGFNVTVRTTRGEDIDAACGQLVGQVLDRTRRSERYIAVRELSADSDLAQNAANTN; via the coding sequence ATGACTACATCGACTGTTAAAACAAACCTGCTGGGTCTGACCCAGCCGGAAATGGAAAAATTCTTCGACTCAATCGGGGAGAAGCGTTTCCGTGCCGGTCAGGTAATGAAATGGATTCACCACTTTGGCGTCGATGATTTCGACGCCATGACGAACGTCAGCAAAGCCTTGCGCGACAAGCTCAAGGCCATTGCTGAAGTACGTGGTCCGGAAGTGGTCAGCGAGGACATCTCCAGCGACGGCACCCGTAAATGGGTGGTGCGCGTGGCGTCCGGCAGCTGCGTCGAGACCGTGTACATTCCCCAGGGCAAACGCGGCACCTTGTGCGTTTCGTCCCAGGCAGGCTGTGCCCTGGACTGCAGTTTCTGCTCCACCGGCAAGCAAGGCTTCAACAGCAACCTCACCGCCGCCGAAGTTATCGGTCAGGTGTGGATTGCCAACAAATCTTTCGGCAGCGTCCCGGCCACCGTCGACCGCGCCATCACCAACGTGGTGATGATGGGCATGGGCGAGCCGTTGCTGAACTTCGACAACGTCGTCGCCGCCATGCATCTGATGATGGATGACCTCGGCTACGGGATCTCCAAGCGCCGCGTGACCCTGTCCACCTCGGGTGTGGTGCCCATGATCGATGAGCTGGCCAAGCACATCGACGTATCCCTGGCGTTGTCGCTGCACGCACCGAATGACGCATTGCGTAACCAATTGGTGCCGATCAACAAGAAATATCCGCTTAAGATGCTGCTCGAGTCGTGCCAGCGCTACATGTCTGCCCTTGGCGAGAAACGTGTGCTGACCATCGAGTACACCTTGCTCAAGGACGTCAATGACAAGCTTGAGCACGCCGTGGAAATGATCGAGCTGCTCAAAGACATCCCGTGCAAGATCAACCTGATTCCATTCAACCCGTTCCCGCACTCCGGGTACGAGCGGCCGAGCAACAATGCCATCCGCCGCTTCCAGGATCAGTTGCATCAGGCCGGTTTCAACGTCACTGTCCGCACCACCCGTGGTGAAGACATTGACGCTGCATGTGGTCAATTGGTAGGGCAGGTGCTGGATCGCACCCGTCGCAGCGAACGTTACATCGCCGTGCGTGAGTTGAGCGCCGACAGCGATCTGGCACAGAACGCCGCGAACACAAATTAA
- the ndk gene encoding nucleoside-diphosphate kinase translates to MAVQRTFSIIKPDAVAKNVIGKITTRFEDAGLRVVASKLKQLSKAEAEGFYAEHSERGFFGDLVAFMTSGPVVVQVLEGENAIARNRELMGATNPKEAAAGTIRADFAESIDANAVHGSDSEAAAAREIAYFFAATEVTTR, encoded by the coding sequence ATGGCTGTTCAACGTACTTTCTCCATCATCAAGCCTGACGCCGTTGCTAAAAACGTGATCGGCAAGATCACCACTCGCTTCGAAGACGCTGGCCTGCGCGTTGTAGCTTCGAAACTGAAGCAACTGTCCAAAGCCGAAGCCGAAGGCTTCTACGCTGAGCACAGCGAGCGCGGTTTCTTCGGTGACCTGGTTGCTTTCATGACTTCCGGCCCGGTTGTCGTTCAGGTTCTGGAAGGCGAAAACGCTATCGCTCGCAACCGTGAGCTGATGGGCGCTACCAACCCTAAAGAAGCTGCTGCCGGCACCATCCGTGCTGACTTCGCTGAATCGATCGACGCCAACGCCGTTCACGGTTCGGACTCCGAAGCTGCTGCCGCTCGCGAAATCGCTTACTTCTTCGCAGCTACTGAAGTAACCACTCGCTAA
- the iscX gene encoding Fe-S cluster assembly protein IscX — protein MSYGWNDVQRIAEELAEVHPGIDPYSVGFVKLQQMIKSLPDFDDTSGRVGEKVLEAVQTLWAEELD, from the coding sequence ATGAGCTACGGTTGGAATGATGTTCAACGTATTGCAGAAGAGCTGGCCGAGGTCCACCCGGGTATCGATCCGTATTCTGTTGGTTTCGTCAAACTGCAGCAGATGATCAAGTCACTTCCCGATTTCGACGACACCTCTGGTCGCGTTGGCGAGAAGGTGTTGGAAGCGGTTCAGACACTCTGGGCTGAAGAATTGGACTGA
- the fdx gene encoding ISC system 2Fe-2S type ferredoxin: MPQVIFLPHEKFCPEGMVVEAAPGTSILELAHEHHIEMESACGGVCACTTCHCIIREGFDSLEEADELEEDFLDRAWGLEAQSRLACQAIVGEEDLTVEIPKYSLNHAAEAPH; the protein is encoded by the coding sequence ATGCCGCAGGTCATTTTTCTGCCCCACGAGAAGTTCTGCCCTGAAGGCATGGTCGTCGAGGCTGCGCCCGGCACATCGATTCTCGAGCTGGCCCATGAACACCACATCGAGATGGAAAGCGCGTGCGGGGGCGTCTGCGCCTGCACCACGTGCCACTGCATCATCCGCGAGGGTTTCGACTCGCTGGAAGAGGCTGACGAGCTGGAAGAAGATTTCCTTGATCGTGCCTGGGGCCTGGAAGCGCAATCGCGTCTGGCCTGCCAGGCCATCGTCGGTGAAGAAGACCTCACCGTCGAGATTCCGAAATATTCGCTTAACCATGCGGCCGAAGCGCCGCACTGA
- the hscA gene encoding Fe-S protein assembly chaperone HscA, whose product MALLQIAEPGQSPQPHQRRLAVGIDLGTTNSLVAALRSGLSEPLADANGQVILPSAVRYHADRVEVGESAKLAASSDPLNTVLSVKRLMGRGLSDVKQLGEQLPYRFVGGESHMPFIDTVQGPKSPVEVSADILKVLRLRAEATLGGELVGAVITVPAYFDDAQRQATKDAARLAGLNVLRLLNEPTAAAVAYGLDQHAEGLVAIYDLGGGTFDISVLRLTGGVFEVLATGGDSALGGDDFDHAIAGWIIESAGLSADLDPGAQRNLLQTACAAKEALTDAASVEVAYGDWKAQLTREAFDALIEPMVARSLKACRRAVRDSGIELEDVHAVVMVGGSTRVPRVREAVAEAFGRQPLTEIDPDQVVAIGAAIQADTLAGNKRDGGELLLLDVIPLSLGLETMGGLMEKVIPRNTTIPVARAQDFTTYKDGQSAMAIHVLQGERELISDCRSLARFELRGIPAMVAGAAKIRVTFQVDADGLLSVSARELGSGVEASIQVKPSYGLTDGEIAKMLKDSFQHANDDKVARVLREQQVDAQRLLEAVQGALEADGERLLDAEERMVIELQMQELAELMKGTDGYAIEQQTKRLSQVTDAFAARRMDLTVKAALSGRNLNEIEDI is encoded by the coding sequence ATGGCTCTACTGCAGATCGCCGAACCCGGCCAAAGTCCTCAACCGCACCAGCGTCGTCTGGCTGTGGGCATCGACTTGGGTACTACCAATTCGCTGGTCGCTGCGCTGCGCAGTGGTCTTTCCGAGCCGCTGGCCGACGCCAACGGGCAGGTCATCCTGCCGTCCGCCGTGCGTTATCACGCCGACCGCGTCGAAGTCGGCGAGTCGGCCAAGCTCGCCGCATCCTCCGATCCTCTGAATACCGTGCTGTCGGTCAAGCGCTTGATGGGTCGTGGGCTGTCCGACGTCAAGCAATTGGGCGAGCAACTGCCGTACCGCTTTGTCGGCGGCGAATCGCACATGCCGTTCATCGACACCGTACAAGGCCCGAAAAGCCCCGTTGAAGTCTCCGCCGATATTCTCAAGGTCTTGCGTCTGCGTGCTGAAGCGACCTTGGGCGGTGAACTGGTTGGCGCGGTGATCACCGTCCCTGCCTACTTCGACGATGCTCAGCGTCAGGCCACCAAAGATGCGGCCAGGCTCGCCGGTCTGAACGTGTTGCGTCTGCTCAACGAGCCGACCGCCGCTGCCGTTGCGTATGGTCTGGATCAGCACGCCGAAGGTCTGGTGGCGATTTATGACCTGGGTGGCGGTACGTTCGATATTTCGGTTCTGCGTCTGACCGGCGGCGTCTTTGAAGTGCTGGCCACCGGCGGCGACAGCGCGCTGGGCGGCGATGACTTCGACCACGCGATTGCCGGCTGGATCATTGAAAGCGCTGGGCTGTCCGCTGATCTCGATCCGGGCGCACAACGCAATCTGCTGCAGACCGCCTGCGCGGCCAAAGAAGCCCTGACCGACGCGGCCAGTGTGGAAGTGGCTTACGGCGACTGGAAAGCACAACTGACCCGTGAAGCCTTCGATGCGCTGATCGAGCCAATGGTTGCGCGCAGTCTGAAAGCCTGCCGCCGCGCGGTTCGCGACTCCGGCATTGAGCTGGAAGACGTCCACGCCGTGGTCATGGTCGGCGGTTCGACCCGCGTTCCGCGTGTTCGTGAAGCTGTTGCCGAAGCCTTTGGTCGTCAGCCATTGACGGAAATCGACCCGGATCAAGTGGTGGCCATCGGGGCCGCGATCCAGGCCGATACCCTGGCTGGCAACAAACGCGATGGCGGCGAACTGCTGCTGCTCGATGTGATTCCGCTGTCCCTGGGGCTGGAAACCATGGGCGGTCTGATGGAGAAGGTGATTCCGCGCAACACCACCATCCCCGTCGCCCGCGCCCAGGATTTCACCACTTACAAAGACGGCCAGTCGGCCATGGCGATCCACGTCTTGCAGGGCGAGCGCGAGCTGATCAGCGACTGCCGCTCGCTGGCACGTTTCGAATTGCGCGGCATTCCGGCGATGGTGGCCGGTGCGGCGAAAATTCGCGTGACCTTCCAGGTCGACGCCGACGGTTTGCTTAGCGTGTCCGCCCGTGAACTGGGCTCGGGCGTTGAAGCGAGCATTCAGGTCAAGCCGTCCTACGGCCTGACCGACGGCGAAATCGCCAAGATGCTCAAAGATTCGTTCCAGCATGCCAATGACGACAAGGTTGCCCGCGTCCTGCGCGAGCAGCAGGTCGATGCCCAGCGCCTGCTTGAAGCGGTGCAGGGTGCGCTGGAGGCCGATGGCGAGCGCTTGCTCGACGCCGAAGAGCGCATGGTCATCGAACTGCAAATGCAGGAACTGGCCGAACTGATGAAAGGTACCGATGGTTACGCCATCGAGCAGCAGACCAAGCGTCTGTCGCAAGTGACCGATGCTTTTGCTGCCCGCCGCATGGATCTGACGGTGAAAGCCGCTCTGTCGGGGCGCAACCTGAATGAAATCGAGGATATCTGA
- the hscB gene encoding co-chaperone HscB — translation MGIPCHFALFELQPSFRLDLEQLATRYRELARGVHPDRFADASEREQRSALEQSARLNDAYQTLKSPAQRARYLLKISGHEVPMEVTVHDPEFLLQQMQWREELEDLQDSADLDGVAVFKRRLKAAQEQLNESFAACWDDAAQREQAERLMRRMQFLDKLTYEVRQLEERLDD, via the coding sequence GTGGGTATTCCTTGTCATTTCGCTTTATTCGAGCTGCAGCCGAGCTTCCGCCTGGATCTCGAGCAGTTGGCCACGCGCTACCGTGAGTTGGCGCGCGGCGTCCATCCCGACCGTTTTGCCGACGCTTCGGAGCGCGAGCAGCGCTCGGCGCTCGAGCAATCGGCGCGGCTCAACGACGCCTACCAGACGCTCAAGAGCCCGGCCCAGCGCGCACGCTACCTGTTGAAAATCAGCGGGCATGAAGTGCCGATGGAAGTCACCGTCCACGACCCCGAGTTTCTTCTGCAGCAGATGCAATGGCGCGAAGAGCTTGAAGATCTGCAGGACAGTGCCGACCTCGACGGTGTCGCGGTATTCAAGCGTCGCTTGAAGGCAGCTCAGGAGCAGCTCAACGAAAGCTTCGCAGCCTGTTGGGATGATGCAGCGCAACGCGAGCAGGCCGAACGCCTGATGCGGCGCATGCAGTTCCTCGACAAGCTCACCTACGAAGTGCGCCAGCTGGAAGAGCGCCTCGACGATTAA
- the iscA gene encoding iron-sulfur cluster assembly protein IscA, with translation MAISMTEAAARHVRRSLDGRGKGEGIRLGVRTTGCSGLAYVLEFVDEVVAEDQVFESHGEKVIIDPKSLAYLDGTELDFVKEGLNEGFKFNNPNVRGECGCGESFNI, from the coding sequence ATGGCTATCAGCATGACAGAAGCGGCTGCTCGACACGTGCGGCGCTCCCTCGACGGGCGCGGCAAAGGTGAAGGGATTCGTCTGGGTGTTCGCACCACAGGCTGTTCCGGCCTTGCCTACGTGCTGGAGTTTGTCGACGAGGTAGTGGCGGAAGATCAGGTGTTCGAGAGTCACGGCGAAAAAGTGATCATCGACCCTAAAAGCCTGGCCTACCTGGACGGCACCGAGCTCGATTTCGTCAAGGAAGGGTTGAACGAAGGCTTCAAGTTCAACAACCCCAACGTGCGCGGTGAGTGTGGCTGCGGCGAAAGCTTCAACATCTGA
- the iscU gene encoding Fe-S cluster assembly scaffold IscU, with product MAYSEKVIDHYENPRNVGKMNAEDPDVGTGMVGAPACGDVMRLQIKVNDQGVIEDAKFKTYGCGSAIASSSLATEWMKGKTLDEAETIKNTQLAEELALPPVKIHCSVLAEDAIKAAVRDYKQKKGLI from the coding sequence ATGGCTTACAGCGAAAAGGTCATCGACCACTACGAAAACCCGCGCAACGTCGGCAAGATGAACGCGGAAGATCCTGATGTCGGCACCGGCATGGTCGGCGCTCCGGCGTGCGGCGACGTGATGCGTTTGCAGATCAAGGTCAACGATCAGGGCGTTATCGAAGACGCCAAGTTCAAGACCTACGGTTGCGGTTCGGCAATTGCCTCCAGCTCCCTCGCCACCGAGTGGATGAAAGGCAAGACCCTGGACGAAGCCGAAACCATCAAGAACACTCAGCTGGCCGAAGAACTGGCCCTGCCGCCAGTGAAAATCCACTGCTCCGTGCTCGCAGAAGACGCTATCAAAGCGGCAGTTCGCGATTACAAGCAGAAGAAAGGCTTGATCTGA
- a CDS encoding IscS subfamily cysteine desulfurase, which produces MKLPIYLDYSATTPVDPRVAQKMSECLLVDGNFGNPASRSHVFGWKAEESVENARRQVADLVNADPREIVWTSGATESDNLAIKGAAHFYASKGKHLITSKIEHKAVLDTMRQLEREGFEVTYLEPTEDGLITPAMIDAALREDTILVSVMHVNNEIGTINDIAAIGEMLRAKGVLFHVDAAQSTGKVEIDLQKLKVDMMSFSAHKTYGPKGIGALYVSRKPRVRIEATMHGGGHERGMRSGTLATHQIVGMGEAFRVAKEDMAAENVRIKALSDRFYQQVEHLEELYVNGSLTARVPHNLNLSFNYVEGESLIMALKDLAVSSGSACTSASLEPSYVLRALGRNDELAHSSIRFTFGRFTTEEEIDYAAQKVCEAVTKLRALSPLWDMYKDGVDISKIEWAAH; this is translated from the coding sequence ATGAAATTGCCGATTTACCTTGATTACTCTGCAACCACCCCGGTTGATCCGCGCGTTGCGCAGAAAATGAGTGAATGCCTGCTGGTCGACGGAAACTTCGGTAACCCGGCGTCCCGCTCCCACGTGTTCGGCTGGAAAGCTGAAGAGTCCGTCGAAAACGCTCGTCGTCAGGTGGCCGATCTGGTCAACGCCGACCCGCGTGAAATCGTCTGGACCTCCGGTGCCACCGAGTCCGACAACCTGGCGATCAAGGGCGCGGCACATTTCTACGCCTCCAAGGGCAAGCACCTGATCACCAGCAAGATCGAGCACAAGGCTGTCCTCGACACCATGCGCCAACTGGAGCGTGAAGGTTTCGAAGTGACCTACCTCGAGCCGACCGAAGACGGTCTGATCACTCCGGCAATGATCGATGCGGCCCTGCGCGAAGACACCATTCTGGTGTCGGTAATGCACGTCAACAACGAAATCGGCACCATCAACGACATCGCCGCCATTGGCGAGATGCTGCGCGCCAAGGGCGTGCTGTTCCACGTCGACGCCGCTCAGTCTACTGGCAAGGTCGAAATCGATCTGCAGAAGCTGAAAGTCGACATGATGTCGTTCTCCGCCCACAAGACTTATGGCCCTAAAGGCATCGGCGCGCTTTATGTCAGCCGCAAGCCGCGTGTGCGCATCGAAGCGACCATGCACGGCGGCGGTCACGAGCGTGGCATGCGTTCCGGCACCCTGGCGACCCACCAGATCGTCGGCATGGGTGAAGCGTTCCGCGTAGCCAAGGAAGACATGGCCGCTGAAAACGTGCGCATCAAAGCCTTGAGCGATCGCTTCTACCAGCAGGTCGAGCATCTGGAAGAGCTGTACGTCAACGGCAGCCTGACTGCCCGCGTTCCGCACAACCTGAACCTGAGCTTCAACTACGTTGAAGGCGAGTCGCTGATCATGGCGCTCAAGGATCTGGCGGTATCGTCCGGTTCGGCCTGCACCTCGGCGTCGCTGGAGCCGTCGTATGTACTGCGCGCCCTGGGCCGCAACGACGAACTGGCACACAGCTCGATCCGCTTTACCTTCGGCCGTTTCACCACCGAAGAAGAAATCGACTACGCCGCGCAGAAAGTCTGCGAGGCCGTTACCAAGCTGCGCGCTCTGTCGCCGCTGTGGGACATGTACAAAGACGGCGTCGATATCTCGAAAATCGAGTGGGCGGCACACTAA
- the iscR gene encoding Fe-S cluster assembly transcriptional regulator IscR → MRLTTKGRYAVTAMLDLALHAQHGPVSLADISERQGISLSYLEQLFAKLRRSNLVSSVRGPGGGYQLSRDMQGIQVAQVIDAVNESVDATKCQGQGDCHSGDTCLTHHLWCDLSLQIHEFLSGISLADLVTRREVQEVAQRQDQRRCSSKAPRLDKIEASAVE, encoded by the coding sequence ATGCGACTGACTACAAAAGGCCGATACGCCGTGACCGCCATGCTTGACCTGGCGTTGCACGCGCAGCACGGGCCGGTGTCTCTGGCCGATATCTCCGAGCGCCAAGGCATCTCCCTGTCCTACCTCGAACAGCTGTTCGCCAAGCTGCGCCGCAGCAACCTGGTTTCCAGTGTTCGCGGTCCGGGTGGTGGCTACCAGTTGTCCCGCGATATGCAGGGCATCCAGGTCGCCCAGGTGATCGATGCGGTGAACGAATCGGTCGATGCCACCAAGTGCCAGGGCCAGGGCGATTGCCATTCCGGTGATACCTGCCTGACCCATCATCTGTGGTGCGACTTGAGCCTGCAGATTCACGAATTTCTGAGCGGTATCAGCTTGGCCGACCTTGTGACTCGCCGTGAGGTACAAGAAGTGGCCCAGCGTCAGGACCAGCGCCGTTGCAGCAGCAAGGCGCCACGCCTGGACAAGATTGAAGCGTCCGCCGTCGAATGA
- the cysE gene encoding serine O-acetyltransferase, giving the protein MFERLREDIQSVFHRDPAARNAFEVLTCYPGMHAIWIHRLAGMLWRNELKWLARLVSNFGRWLTGIEIHPGAKVGRRFFIDHGMGIVIGETAEIGDDVTIYQGVTLGGTSWNKGKRHPTLGDGVVVGAGAKVLGPFTVGAGAKVGSNAVVTKEVPPGATVVGIPGRIIIKTDEEQDAKRKAMAEKIGFDAYGVSEDMPDPVARAIGQLLDHLQAVDGRLEGMCGALKDLGSNYCAKDLPELREEDFACVKGKDQSQAS; this is encoded by the coding sequence ATGTTTGAGCGTTTGCGTGAAGATATCCAGAGCGTATTCCATCGAGACCCGGCGGCGCGTAACGCTTTTGAAGTCCTGACCTGCTACCCCGGCATGCATGCGATCTGGATTCATCGACTGGCCGGCATGCTCTGGCGCAACGAGCTGAAATGGTTGGCGCGACTGGTGTCGAACTTCGGTCGCTGGCTGACCGGAATCGAAATTCATCCGGGCGCCAAAGTTGGTCGGCGTTTCTTCATCGACCACGGCATGGGCATCGTCATTGGTGAAACCGCCGAGATCGGCGACGACGTGACCATCTATCAAGGTGTGACCCTCGGCGGCACCAGTTGGAACAAAGGCAAGCGCCACCCGACGCTGGGTGATGGCGTGGTGGTTGGAGCCGGCGCCAAGGTCCTTGGCCCGTTCACGGTCGGTGCAGGCGCCAAAGTCGGTTCCAACGCTGTGGTAACCAAGGAAGTGCCACCGGGCGCCACCGTGGTGGGAATTCCAGGGCGGATCATCATCAAGACTGATGAAGAGCAGGACGCCAAGCGCAAAGCCATGGCCGAGAAGATCGGTTTCGACGCCTACGGTGTCAGCGAAGACATGCCCGACCCGGTGGCCCGCGCCATCGGCCAGTTGCTCGATCATCTGCAAGCGGTGGACGGACGTCTGGAAGGCATGTGCGGCGCGCTGAAGGACCTGGGCAGCAATTACTGTGCGAAAGATCTGCCTGAGCTGCGCGAAGAAGACTTCGCCTGCGTCAAAGGCAAGGATCAGAGCCAGGCCAGTTAA
- the trmJ gene encoding tRNA (cytosine(32)/uridine(32)-2'-O)-methyltransferase TrmJ, translating into MLQNIRVVLVNTSHPGNIGGAARAMKNMGLSRLVLVEPRVFPHHEADARASGAGDILENAQVVATLEDALVGCNLVLGTSARDRRIPWPLLDPRECGNKVVEEAGQGAEIALVFGREDSGLTNEELQRCHFHVHIPSDPTFSSLNLGAAVQVLSYEVRMAWLAAQGQPSKVEKEEVASVKSAELATMDELERFYEHLEQTLVAIEFLDPEKPRHLMARLRRLYGRSSVSRAEMNILRGILTETQKAARGELLKRKD; encoded by the coding sequence TTGCTGCAGAACATTCGTGTCGTCCTGGTCAACACCAGCCACCCCGGCAACATCGGCGGGGCCGCGCGCGCCATGAAAAACATGGGTCTGTCGCGACTGGTGCTGGTCGAACCGCGGGTCTTCCCGCACCACGAGGCCGACGCCCGCGCCTCCGGTGCCGGTGACATCCTTGAAAACGCGCAAGTCGTCGCCACTCTGGAAGACGCTTTGGTCGGTTGCAATCTGGTGCTCGGTACCAGCGCCCGCGATCGCCGTATTCCCTGGCCGCTGCTGGATCCGCGCGAATGCGGCAACAAAGTGGTCGAGGAAGCCGGGCAGGGCGCCGAGATCGCTCTGGTGTTCGGCCGTGAAGACTCCGGCCTGACCAACGAAGAGCTGCAGCGATGTCACTTCCACGTGCACATCCCTTCCGACCCGACCTTCAGTTCGCTGAACCTCGGGGCGGCGGTGCAGGTGTTGAGTTATGAAGTGCGCATGGCCTGGCTGGCTGCGCAGGGTCAGCCGAGCAAGGTCGAGAAAGAAGAAGTGGCCTCGGTGAAAAGCGCCGAGCTGGCGACCATGGATGAGCTGGAGCGATTCTATGAGCATCTTGAGCAGACGCTGGTTGCCATCGAGTTCCTCGACCCGGAAAAACCTCGGCACTTGATGGCGCGCCTGCGTCGGTTGTATGGACGCAGCTCGGTCAGCCGGGCGGAAATGAATATTTTGCGTGGCATCCTCACGGAGACCCAGAAAGCGGCCCGTGGCGAGCTTCTAAAGCGGAAGGATTGA
- the suhB gene encoding type III secretion system regulator SuhB, with protein sequence MQPMLNIALRAARSASELIFRSIERLDTIKVDEKDAKDYVSEVDRAAEQKIIDALRKAYPNHSIQGEETGLHAGTGIEGEEYLWIIDPLDGTTNFLRGIPHFAVSIACKYRGRLEHAVVLDPVRQEEFTASRGRGAQLNGRRLRVSGRTSLDGALLGTGFPFRDDQMDNLDNYLGMFRALVGQTAGIRRAGSASLDLAYVAAGRFDAFWESGLSEWDMAAGALLIQEAGGLVSDFTGGHDFLEKGHIVAGNTKCFKAVLTAIQPHLPASLKR encoded by the coding sequence ATGCAGCCCATGCTGAATATCGCGCTGCGCGCCGCCCGCAGCGCCAGTGAACTGATCTTCCGCTCCATCGAGCGCCTGGATACCATCAAGGTCGACGAAAAAGACGCCAAGGATTACGTATCCGAGGTCGATCGCGCCGCTGAACAGAAAATCATCGATGCCCTGCGCAAGGCTTACCCGAATCACTCGATCCAGGGTGAAGAAACCGGCCTGCACGCCGGCACCGGCATCGAAGGCGAAGAGTACCTGTGGATCATCGATCCGCTGGACGGCACCACCAACTTCCTCCGTGGCATTCCGCATTTTGCAGTGAGCATCGCCTGCAAATATCGTGGCCGCCTGGAACACGCAGTGGTGCTGGACCCGGTTCGCCAGGAAGAATTCACCGCCAGCCGTGGTCGCGGCGCTCAACTGAACGGTCGCCGTCTGCGCGTCAGCGGTCGCACCAGCCTCGACGGCGCCCTGCTCGGCACTGGCTTCCCGTTCCGTGACGATCAGATGGACAACCTCGACAACTACCTGGGCATGTTCCGCGCCCTGGTTGGCCAGACTGCTGGCATCCGCCGCGCCGGCTCGGCGAGCCTGGACCTGGCCTACGTGGCTGCCGGTCGTTTCGACGCGTTCTGGGAGTCGGGCCTGTCCGAGTGGGACATGGCTGCAGGCGCCCTGCTGATCCAGGAAGCTGGCGGTCTGGTGAGCGATTTCACCGGCGGTCACGACTTCCTCGAGAAAGGCCACATCGTTGCCGGCAACACCAAATGCTTCAAGGCAGTGCTGACAGCGATCCAGCCGCACCTGCCGGCTTCGTTGAAGCGTTAA